The following coding sequences are from one Phycisphaeraceae bacterium window:
- a CDS encoding MBL fold metallo-hydrolase — protein sequence MIPHEPQRRPQMGFLYLPPYRVQGLSVAGEETVVQVPELDVCFDIGLCPRPALSANHVALSHGHMDHAAALTYYLSQRHFQGMGTGTVLCHPEMEAPIRGLMDAWVSVENQKTPYNLVPMEAEAEYKIKNDHYLRAFKTSHTVPSLGFVVVERRSKLKPEYNGLPQAKLVELKQKGEEITRTLEIPLVAYLGDTAWGEHFERPDVLQSKILITECTFLERDDHARAKVGKHLHLNNIVELLKVAASPYVVLTHLSRRTNMGAARKVIDQAIPEQDRERLFVLMDHRSNRRRYEEQQAAVAADTTEGSGEAS from the coding sequence ATGATTCCTCACGAACCCCAGCGTCGCCCTCAGATGGGCTTCTTGTATCTACCCCCCTACCGGGTCCAGGGCTTGTCGGTCGCCGGTGAAGAGACGGTCGTCCAGGTCCCCGAACTCGATGTCTGTTTTGACATCGGGTTGTGTCCCCGGCCCGCGCTGAGTGCGAATCACGTCGCGCTGTCGCACGGCCACATGGATCACGCCGCCGCGTTGACCTACTACCTGTCCCAGCGGCATTTCCAGGGCATGGGAACCGGCACGGTGCTCTGCCATCCCGAGATGGAAGCCCCGATTCGTGGCCTGATGGACGCCTGGGTGTCGGTGGAGAACCAGAAGACGCCTTACAACCTCGTGCCGATGGAGGCCGAGGCCGAATACAAGATCAAGAACGATCACTACCTCCGTGCGTTCAAGACCAGCCACACCGTGCCGTCGCTCGGGTTCGTGGTGGTCGAGAGGCGGAGCAAGCTCAAGCCCGAATACAACGGCCTGCCGCAGGCGAAGCTGGTCGAACTCAAGCAGAAGGGCGAGGAGATCACACGAACGCTGGAGATCCCGCTGGTGGCTTATCTCGGCGACACCGCCTGGGGTGAGCACTTCGAGCGCCCCGATGTGCTCCAGAGCAAAATCCTGATTACCGAGTGCACCTTCCTCGAACGCGATGACCACGCCCGGGCCAAAGTGGGCAAGCACCTGCACCTGAATAACATCGTTGAGCTGCTGAAGGTGGCTGCGTCGCCTTATGTCGTGCTGACGCACCTTTCCCGGCGAACGAACATGGGCGCGGCACGGAAGGTGATCGATCAGGCGATCCCCGAGCAGGATCGCGAGCGATTGTTCGTGCTGATGGATCACCGAAGCAATCGACGCCGGTACGAGGAGCAGCAGGCGGCGGTGGCAGCGGACACGACCGAGGGGTCGGGCGAGGCGTCATGA
- a CDS encoding class I SAM-dependent methyltransferase, translating into MSAVVAAEGEAHEDRAQALSQWLQERGARLPEGMRLSLSDDGLSLRDGDDRRVRADWESIDIRSGAGRSQRAPVYRAIASKSTRLAGLRVLDATAGWGEDALLLLATGCVVTAIERDPVIALLLADTARRAEAAGLIEELSQRLTVLWGESASWLQGGPAEVLYGQEVDPSAAWDAAMFDPMFAAERKAAERQAMRSLRAIVSEIAKPANDDSEVLRALLESGIRRVAVKRSRKAPAIPHLPSTDGVHHVIEGKGFRFDVYLRV; encoded by the coding sequence ATGAGCGCCGTGGTCGCTGCGGAGGGCGAGGCTCACGAGGACCGAGCCCAAGCGCTGTCGCAGTGGCTACAAGAACGGGGCGCAAGGCTTCCAGAAGGCATGAGGCTGTCGCTGAGTGATGACGGGTTGTCGCTTCGGGATGGCGACGACCGACGGGTCCGGGCAGACTGGGAATCGATCGATATCCGTTCTGGAGCCGGGCGAAGTCAGCGGGCACCGGTTTATCGCGCGATCGCTTCCAAGAGCACCCGGCTCGCAGGGCTCCGGGTGCTCGACGCCACGGCGGGTTGGGGTGAGGACGCGCTGTTGCTGCTGGCCACAGGCTGCGTGGTCACCGCCATCGAGCGCGACCCGGTCATCGCCCTCCTGCTGGCCGATACCGCGAGGCGAGCCGAGGCCGCTGGCCTGATCGAGGAATTAAGTCAGCGCTTAACCGTCTTGTGGGGGGAGAGCGCATCTTGGTTGCAAGGCGGACCCGCTGAGGTGCTCTACGGGCAGGAGGTGGACCCCTCAGCGGCATGGGATGCGGCGATGTTCGACCCGATGTTTGCCGCAGAACGCAAGGCCGCAGAGCGCCAGGCGATGCGCAGCCTGCGAGCAATCGTCAGCGAGATAGCTAAGCCGGCGAACGATGATTCGGAGGTCCTGCGTGCATTGCTGGAGTCGGGAATCCGGCGTGTCGCTGTCAAGCGATCGAGAAAAGCCCCCGCGATCCCACACCTGCCATCGACCGATGGCGTGCATCACGTGATCGAGGGCAAGGGGTTCCGGTTCGATGTCTATCTGAGGGTATGA
- the secD gene encoding protein translocase subunit SecD — protein MNVPVWKWIVIFLVLGISFASFWPPEEKLKPGLDLAGGTTLVYTVDVPSGRDPGEIIDNTIDVLRDRIDPTGTRNLVWRRIAGNRVEIQMALASPETRNRREAFYALRSQVLERNVDPRRLDAIARLSPSSREREINALAAGDDSYREKLETFAATHDLFVALRPEAEAAERAYNEAQTRLDSMPPGTTGIEQAQALVDELFPRMIEVTEQYLEARMQREAARSAVLEANIEPHEVERVLSQPNTTNEPNTSTPREEAGAELIAAHPDRAADLQDLIDAWNAYDRVKGPLDDPNDLIALLRGSGVLEFRIAPFADEVNAEEYLEQMRERGPRAGADRPFRWFPVDDPEEFDAGPEVVMTEYAGSLYILLANTRDKALAHDIEGWRMNSASPTQDEVGQPAVSFTLNDYGGQILAQITAPNVGKPMAIVLDGRVISAPTLNSRIGSQGMISGGQGGFSQDELTYLLRTLKAGSLEGQLSEYPVSIKTTGSAVGADNIAKGTNAAQLSLIVVSFFVLFYYLVPGIVTVLALMMNICIILGVMALLGATFTLPGIAGIILTIGMAVDANVLIFERIREELQDKRRDLLVAVRNGYEKAFSSILDANLTTLLVCVILGATATSDIKGFAYTLGIGIIATLFSSLFAARVIIETYLQFVRSLPMMSTVFPPIRKVLSPKLDWIGLRWIVLPISAFLMVWGVWMVNERGEDLLDIEFRAGTQVSFVLADEAKMENAEARMRVEALGEMARSMEAEGFDPNTLTAEDRALYQTVLDIEQESAARIAAQMADYEESIAAGLQADAPGEPADLTRLLGASVVPEGDIEGTQASGFSVSALITDPDAVSAAVKAVFADVLDTTRPITFDRADITDVGLAPVYAITDSSGDVTTLGENIGQPEITADVSDYLGGVAIVLNDLRPAATIEDLERRIDRMRRQPAYEQLGYRAFTVIPLDLADDSTESGDPLYRSVAVVTSDATTNYAEDPASLVDNNGLAATEWELVVDALRRDTSLSSVSNFSSQIATYLRNNAIAAVLLALVGIVAYIWIRFAGFDKGLAATAVLALATFAGGLAQLVVGQYFGIGVRGEGFWILMAIAIAPPAIVLGIVTWYFPALRYGPAAIMALVHDVTITLGIVATAGWLYNKPEWSWAALMDFKINPAMIAAMLTLVGYSLNDTIVVFDRIRETRGRLPYVTKAMINHSINQTISRTILTSFTTFLAVYILYYFGGDAVHGFGFAMLIGVIVGTYSSIAIAAQFLLLGRQPSEPLPEKDVIHA, from the coding sequence ATGAACGTCCCTGTCTGGAAATGGATCGTCATCTTCCTGGTCCTCGGGATCAGCTTCGCCTCGTTCTGGCCGCCGGAGGAGAAGCTCAAGCCCGGTCTTGACTTGGCCGGCGGGACCACGCTGGTCTATACCGTTGATGTGCCTTCGGGACGCGATCCCGGGGAGATCATCGACAACACGATTGACGTGCTCCGTGACCGGATCGACCCGACGGGCACGCGCAACCTCGTGTGGCGTCGGATCGCTGGTAATCGTGTCGAGATTCAGATGGCACTGGCCAGTCCTGAGACGCGCAATCGTCGTGAAGCATTCTATGCCCTGCGGTCGCAGGTGCTCGAACGCAATGTTGACCCGCGTCGGCTGGATGCCATCGCGCGGCTCAGCCCTTCGAGTCGTGAGCGTGAGATCAATGCGCTGGCGGCTGGGGACGACTCGTATCGTGAGAAGCTCGAGACGTTCGCGGCGACCCACGACCTGTTTGTCGCCCTGCGACCCGAGGCCGAGGCGGCGGAGCGTGCGTACAACGAGGCGCAGACCCGGCTTGACTCGATGCCGCCTGGCACGACGGGGATCGAGCAGGCTCAGGCTCTTGTGGATGAGCTGTTTCCTCGGATGATCGAGGTGACCGAGCAGTACCTCGAAGCCCGGATGCAGCGGGAAGCGGCTCGTTCGGCTGTGCTCGAAGCCAACATCGAGCCGCACGAGGTCGAGCGGGTTCTCTCGCAGCCCAACACCACCAACGAACCCAACACCTCGACACCTCGTGAAGAGGCCGGGGCTGAGCTGATCGCCGCCCACCCGGATCGTGCGGCTGATCTGCAGGATCTGATCGACGCATGGAACGCCTACGACCGGGTCAAGGGTCCGCTTGATGACCCCAACGACCTGATCGCTCTGCTCCGCGGCTCGGGCGTGCTTGAGTTTCGGATTGCGCCGTTTGCTGATGAGGTAAACGCTGAGGAATACCTTGAGCAGATGCGTGAGCGCGGGCCTCGGGCCGGGGCCGATCGCCCGTTCCGCTGGTTCCCGGTTGATGATCCCGAGGAGTTCGACGCTGGCCCCGAGGTCGTGATGACCGAGTACGCCGGGTCGCTTTACATCCTCCTGGCGAACACCCGCGACAAGGCACTGGCTCACGATATCGAGGGTTGGCGGATGAACTCGGCCAGCCCGACGCAGGATGAAGTCGGGCAGCCTGCGGTTTCGTTCACGCTCAACGACTATGGCGGGCAGATCCTCGCGCAGATCACCGCCCCGAATGTCGGCAAGCCAATGGCGATTGTGCTGGATGGTCGGGTGATCTCGGCACCGACGCTCAACTCCCGGATCGGCTCGCAGGGGATGATCTCTGGCGGGCAGGGGGGCTTCTCGCAGGACGAGCTCACTTACCTGCTACGGACGCTCAAGGCGGGCTCCCTCGAAGGGCAGCTCTCGGAGTATCCGGTCTCGATCAAGACGACGGGCTCGGCGGTCGGGGCCGACAACATCGCCAAGGGCACCAACGCGGCGCAGCTCTCGCTGATTGTTGTCTCGTTTTTCGTGCTGTTCTACTACCTCGTTCCGGGCATCGTGACGGTGCTCGCGTTGATGATGAACATTTGCATCATCCTCGGTGTGATGGCACTGCTTGGGGCGACGTTTACGCTTCCGGGTATCGCGGGCATCATCCTGACCATCGGTATGGCGGTGGACGCCAACGTGCTGATCTTCGAGCGTATCCGCGAGGAACTCCAGGATAAGCGTCGAGACCTGCTGGTGGCGGTGCGCAATGGTTATGAGAAGGCCTTCTCGTCGATTCTCGACGCCAACCTGACGACGCTGCTGGTGTGCGTGATTCTGGGCGCGACGGCGACGTCGGACATCAAGGGTTTTGCTTACACGCTGGGGATCGGCATCATCGCGACGCTGTTCTCGTCGCTGTTTGCGGCCCGTGTGATCATCGAGACGTATCTGCAGTTTGTTCGCTCGCTGCCGATGATGTCGACGGTGTTCCCGCCGATCCGGAAGGTGCTGTCGCCTAAGCTCGACTGGATCGGGCTTCGGTGGATCGTTCTGCCGATCTCGGCGTTCCTGATGGTCTGGGGCGTGTGGATGGTCAACGAGCGGGGTGAAGACCTGCTCGACATCGAGTTCCGGGCCGGCACGCAGGTCAGCTTTGTGCTCGCTGATGAAGCCAAGATGGAGAATGCCGAGGCGCGTATGCGCGTCGAGGCGCTTGGCGAGATGGCACGCAGCATGGAGGCTGAGGGTTTTGATCCCAACACGCTGACGGCTGAGGACCGTGCGCTCTACCAGACGGTGCTCGATATCGAGCAGGAATCCGCGGCTCGGATCGCCGCGCAGATGGCTGACTACGAAGAATCGATTGCCGCTGGCTTGCAGGCCGATGCCCCCGGCGAGCCGGCTGACCTGACTCGACTGCTCGGTGCTTCAGTGGTTCCCGAAGGCGATATCGAGGGCACCCAGGCGTCGGGCTTCTCTGTTTCGGCGCTCATTACTGACCCTGACGCCGTCTCCGCTGCGGTGAAAGCGGTGTTTGCCGACGTGCTCGACACGACGCGGCCGATCACCTTCGACAGGGCGGACATCACCGATGTCGGTCTTGCACCCGTGTACGCCATCACCGACTCCAGCGGCGATGTGACCACGCTGGGTGAGAACATCGGGCAGCCCGAGATCACTGCTGACGTGTCGGACTACCTCGGCGGGGTGGCCATCGTGCTCAACGACCTGCGGCCTGCCGCGACGATCGAGGACCTTGAGCGCCGTATCGATCGCATGCGACGGCAGCCTGCCTACGAGCAGCTTGGCTACCGCGCGTTTACGGTCATCCCGCTGGACCTTGCCGATGACTCGACCGAGTCAGGCGATCCGCTTTACCGTTCGGTTGCCGTCGTCACCAGTGATGCCACGACCAACTACGCGGAGGACCCCGCTTCGCTGGTGGACAACAACGGCCTGGCCGCGACCGAGTGGGAACTGGTGGTCGATGCGCTGCGCCGTGACACCTCGCTTTCCTCGGTGAGTAACTTCTCCAGTCAGATCGCGACGTACCTGCGGAACAACGCGATTGCCGCTGTGCTGTTGGCGCTGGTTGGCATCGTTGCGTACATCTGGATTCGTTTTGCCGGGTTCGACAAGGGTCTGGCTGCGACCGCGGTGCTCGCGTTGGCCACGTTCGCGGGCGGTCTCGCCCAGCTGGTTGTCGGGCAATACTTCGGCATCGGCGTCCGGGGCGAGGGCTTCTGGATCCTCATGGCCATTGCGATCGCACCGCCAGCGATCGTGCTGGGTATCGTCACCTGGTACTTCCCTGCGCTGCGTTATGGCCCGGCCGCGATCATGGCGCTTGTCCATGATGTGACGATCACGCTCGGTATCGTCGCCACTGCGGGCTGGCTCTACAACAAGCCCGAGTGGTCCTGGGCGGCGTTAATGGATTTCAAGATCAACCCGGCGATGATCGCGGCGATGCTCACCCTCGTTGGTTACTCGCTCAACGACACCATCGTGGTCTTCGACCGCATCCGTGAAACCCGCGGACGGCTGCCCTATGTCACCAAAGCCATGATCAACCACTCCATCAACCAGACGATCTCGCGAACGATCCTGACCTCGTTCACGACGTTCCTGGCGGTCTACATCCTCTATTACTTCGGCGGCGACGCCGTCCACGGCTTCGGTTTTGCGATGCTCATCGGCGTGATTGTCGGGACCTACTCGTCGATCGCGATCGCGGCCCAGTTCTTGCTGCTGGGACGCCAGCCCTCCGAGCCCTTGCCCGAAAAAGACGTGATCCACGCCTGA
- the yajC gene encoding preprotein translocase subunit YajC — protein MLEILPVWIAQADADAPPVAPDSLPATTSTPGAPGVGPNGVPATQPASGGGMEYLLLFMVGFMVLILLMSWRTQSKERKKREKMLSALTKGAKVQTIGGMIGTITAVRDDEIVVRIDENNNTTVRFTKGAIQTVVSDD, from the coding sequence ATGCTTGAAATCCTCCCGGTCTGGATCGCCCAGGCCGATGCAGATGCCCCTCCCGTCGCCCCGGACTCGCTGCCGGCCACCACCTCGACGCCTGGTGCTCCCGGCGTGGGTCCCAATGGGGTTCCCGCCACGCAGCCCGCCTCGGGGGGAGGGATGGAATACCTGCTGCTGTTCATGGTCGGCTTCATGGTGCTAATCCTGCTGATGTCCTGGCGGACACAGTCGAAGGAGCGCAAGAAGCGTGAGAAGATGCTCTCAGCGCTGACCAAGGGGGCGAAGGTCCAGACTATTGGCGGGATGATCGGGACGATCACCGCGGTGCGCGACGACGAGATCGTTGTGCGCATTGATGAGAACAACAACACCACAGTCCGCTTCACCAAGGGCGCGATCCAGACGGTCGTTTCCGACGACTGA
- the tgt gene encoding tRNA guanosine(34) transglycosylase Tgt, whose protein sequence is MPALTYTLIQQDADPESRARLGRVETPHGAFDTPAFMPVGTAATVKGQLPDAVAGTGAQIILANTYHLLLRPGPELIAEVGGLQHWTRWQKPMLTDSGGYQVFSFADKNAINDDGVQFRSHLDGREIHLSPERSIHVQNALGADIIMAFDDCPPAPVVEGDGGKPRHAVASADYAQRLEASNERTARWLERCIKAHQRPDDQALFGIVQGGIDLDARSQSAEQITQHDLPGFAIGGVAVGEGYEQLKRVTAHTAPLLPEGKPRYLMGVGYERDLVAAVRAGVDMFDCVLPTRNARNGNAFTPRGQIRLRNARFASDTGVIDDGCDCRACAGGFTRSYLRHLIVAEEMLGPILLTLHNLRHFQRLMLDIRTAIRDNRWLDVARDWPVTLDQGPSGPRDNGLPPLEPTHDA, encoded by the coding sequence ATGCCCGCTCTGACGTACACCCTTATTCAGCAGGACGCCGACCCTGAGTCGAGGGCTCGGCTGGGCCGTGTCGAGACGCCTCATGGTGCTTTTGACACGCCGGCGTTCATGCCGGTTGGTACGGCGGCGACGGTGAAGGGTCAGTTGCCTGATGCCGTGGCGGGGACGGGGGCGCAGATCATTCTGGCCAACACGTATCACCTGCTGCTTCGTCCCGGCCCGGAGCTGATCGCCGAGGTGGGGGGGTTGCAGCACTGGACCCGGTGGCAGAAGCCGATGCTGACGGACTCGGGAGGGTATCAGGTGTTTTCGTTCGCGGACAAGAACGCGATCAACGACGACGGCGTGCAGTTCCGGTCGCATCTGGATGGTCGGGAGATTCATTTGTCGCCAGAGCGATCGATCCATGTGCAGAACGCGCTGGGTGCGGACATCATTATGGCGTTTGACGATTGCCCGCCTGCACCGGTGGTTGAGGGAGACGGGGGCAAGCCGAGGCACGCGGTGGCGTCGGCGGACTATGCCCAGCGGCTGGAGGCTTCGAACGAGCGGACGGCCCGGTGGCTCGAACGGTGCATCAAGGCACATCAGCGGCCGGACGACCAGGCGCTGTTTGGCATCGTGCAGGGCGGGATCGACCTCGACGCGCGGTCGCAATCGGCGGAGCAAATCACCCAGCACGACCTGCCGGGCTTTGCGATTGGGGGCGTGGCGGTCGGTGAGGGGTACGAGCAGCTCAAGCGGGTAACGGCACACACGGCCCCGTTGCTTCCCGAGGGCAAGCCCCGGTATCTGATGGGGGTTGGGTATGAGCGGGACCTGGTGGCGGCGGTCCGGGCTGGTGTGGATATGTTTGACTGTGTTCTGCCGACGCGGAACGCCCGAAACGGCAACGCGTTTACCCCCAGGGGCCAGATCCGGCTGCGGAACGCCCGCTTTGCCAGCGACACCGGGGTGATCGACGATGGCTGCGACTGCCGGGCTTGTGCGGGGGGCTTTACCCGGTCGTACCTCCGGCACCTGATCGTCGCTGAGGAGATGCTGGGGCCGATCCTGCTGACGCTTCACAACCTGCGGCACTTCCAGCGGCTGATGTTGGACATCCGCACCGCGATCCGGGATAACAGGTGGCTTGACGTTGCCCGGGACTGGCCTGTGACCCTCGATCAGGGCCCCTCAGGACCCAGGGATAACGGTTTGCCCCCCTTGGAGCCTACTCACGATGCTTGA
- a CDS encoding rhomboid family intramembrane serine protease produces the protein MSFENRDYYRDRSGGGFGGGRFGGASVVKWLIIINAVIFLWDNIMMGSRRGSALGLLPYGYFSVDEGIYGLQVWRLFTYQFLHADFFHILFNMIGLFFFGPLLERTLGSRRFLAFYLLCGVSGAVVASLLGAIPGLIMMPPSAILIGASGSLFGILAACAVLFPNLRVMLLIPPVPMTMRTMALVFMGIAALSVLAGSRNDGGEAAHLGGALLGFLLIRNIGLLNFAEGSRFSLDSPREAFNRKLTQLKADQEAKEQAEVDRILDKVRDQGLQSLSSRERKMLQKATDKKRKAG, from the coding sequence ATGAGCTTCGAGAACCGAGACTATTACCGAGATCGATCTGGGGGTGGCTTTGGGGGCGGCCGCTTCGGCGGGGCGTCTGTCGTGAAGTGGCTGATCATCATCAACGCCGTGATCTTTTTGTGGGACAACATCATGATGGGCAGTCGTCGTGGGTCGGCGCTGGGCCTGCTGCCTTACGGGTATTTTTCCGTGGATGAGGGCATCTATGGTTTGCAGGTCTGGCGTTTGTTTACCTACCAGTTTTTGCACGCCGACTTCTTCCACATCCTGTTCAACATGATCGGTCTGTTTTTCTTTGGGCCGCTGCTTGAGCGCACGCTTGGCAGTCGTCGTTTTCTGGCGTTTTATCTGCTGTGTGGCGTTTCCGGTGCGGTGGTGGCTTCGTTGCTGGGTGCGATCCCGGGTTTGATCATGATGCCGCCTTCGGCGATTCTGATTGGTGCGTCGGGCTCGCTGTTTGGCATTCTGGCGGCGTGTGCGGTGCTGTTTCCGAATCTACGTGTGATGCTGTTGATCCCGCCTGTGCCGATGACGATGCGGACGATGGCGTTGGTGTTCATGGGGATCGCGGCGTTGTCGGTTCTGGCGGGTTCGCGTAACGATGGCGGTGAGGCGGCCCACCTTGGCGGGGCGTTGCTGGGCTTCCTGCTGATCCGCAACATCGGGTTGCTCAACTTCGCGGAGGGCTCGCGTTTTTCGCTCGATTCGCCGCGTGAAGCCTTCAACCGCAAGCTCACTCAGCTCAAGGCGGATCAGGAAGCGAAGGAGCAGGCGGAGGTCGATCGCATCCTCGACAAGGTCCGGGATCAGGGGTTGCAGTCGCTGTCGAGTCGCGAGCGGAAGATGCTGCAGAAGGCCACGGACAAGAAACGCAAGGCTGGCTAA
- a CDS encoding NUDIX hydrolase: MSDAERTTIAQYARFSVEQTALARRDGSMVDAQYVRPANAVVILPLLDAEHVVLIRNHRFAVGQELWELPAGTIETGEDPLPCAARELEEEAGYRSDNVTALTEFVSCPGICTERMFAFLARDLEPSQQKLDPTERITPEVVAWNETMTMVRDGVIADAKTLATLLYAQAFIKRDP, translated from the coding sequence ATGAGTGATGCCGAGCGCACCACGATCGCGCAGTACGCCCGGTTTTCCGTCGAGCAGACGGCGCTGGCCCGCCGGGACGGTTCGATGGTTGATGCGCAGTACGTCCGCCCGGCGAATGCGGTGGTGATCCTGCCGTTGCTCGATGCTGAGCACGTGGTGCTGATCCGTAATCATCGTTTTGCCGTGGGTCAGGAGCTTTGGGAGTTGCCTGCGGGCACGATCGAGACCGGCGAAGACCCGCTGCCTTGCGCCGCCCGTGAGCTCGAAGAGGAGGCGGGGTACCGGTCCGATAACGTGACGGCTCTGACCGAGTTTGTTTCGTGTCCGGGCATCTGCACCGAGCGGATGTTCGCGTTTCTGGCTCGCGACCTGGAGCCCAGCCAGCAGAAGCTCGATCCGACTGAGCGCATCACGCCCGAAGTCGTGGCATGGAATGAGACGATGACGATGGTTAGAGATGGCGTGATCGCCGATGCCAAGACCCTAGCCACGCTTCTTTACGCCCAGGCTTTTATCAAGAGAGACCCATGA
- a CDS encoding aldo/keto reductase: MDVRTVPGTDLQLSLLAFGNFVFGTTWWGDFSDDQALAMQNQAVDLGVTFFDTAPAYGNGRAEKLLSRTIKEVGRDRLVISTKFGYDLVADPGEEGSHRERTQNFSPDNVRRELDQSLKDLGVEMIDLYQAHNIKLPHYSDELFETLEALKSEGKIRHWGIALGPAIGWREEGHIALLEKNAATVQTVYNLYEQAPGRELCEIASQTGRGGIIARVPTNSGMLDEEFSSADHKFPPHDHRKFRDKNWLVYGLQKNDIIRPMAAGLGLTIRQFATKWLASQPGMVSIQPNLLSIEDVKEYASACQGDRLPEEVLDQLAAMYETNFGLGEEAQPCDIKSSTAESGAVRSSYLAPSVAR, encoded by the coding sequence ATGGATGTGCGCACAGTCCCCGGTACCGACCTCCAGCTCTCGCTGCTGGCGTTTGGCAACTTTGTCTTTGGCACGACGTGGTGGGGCGACTTTTCGGATGATCAGGCGCTCGCGATGCAGAATCAGGCGGTTGATCTGGGCGTCACTTTTTTTGACACCGCACCGGCTTACGGCAACGGCCGGGCCGAGAAGCTGCTGTCCCGGACGATCAAGGAGGTCGGCCGTGACAGGCTGGTGATCTCCACCAAGTTTGGTTACGACCTGGTCGCGGATCCGGGGGAGGAAGGCTCGCATCGGGAGCGGACGCAGAACTTCTCGCCTGACAACGTGCGGCGGGAGCTAGACCAGTCGCTTAAGGACCTGGGTGTCGAGATGATTGACCTCTATCAGGCTCACAACATCAAGCTCCCGCACTACAGCGATGAGTTGTTTGAGACGCTTGAGGCGCTCAAGAGCGAGGGCAAGATCCGGCACTGGGGTATCGCGCTGGGTCCGGCGATCGGCTGGCGGGAGGAGGGCCATATCGCGCTGCTGGAGAAGAACGCGGCGACGGTGCAGACGGTCTACAACCTGTACGAGCAGGCACCCGGCCGTGAGTTGTGCGAGATCGCATCACAGACCGGTCGTGGGGGCATCATTGCGCGGGTGCCGACGAACTCGGGGATGCTTGATGAGGAGTTTTCGTCGGCGGATCACAAGTTTCCGCCTCACGATCACCGGAAGTTCCGAGATAAGAACTGGCTGGTGTACGGGCTGCAGAAGAATGACATCATCCGGCCGATGGCGGCGGGTCTGGGGCTCACGATCCGACAGTTTGCGACCAAGTGGCTGGCCAGCCAGCCGGGGATGGTCTCGATTCAGCCCAACCTTCTCTCGATCGAGGATGTGAAGGAGTACGCATCGGCGTGTCAGGGTGACAGGCTCCCGGAGGAGGTGCTTGACCAACTGGCGGCGATGTATGAGACCAACTTCGGTCTGGGCGAGGAGGCACAGCCTTGTGACATCAAGTCGTCGACCGCAGAGTCGGGTGCTGTGCGGAGTTCCTACCTCGCTCCGAGCGTGGCACGATGA
- a CDS encoding biopolymer transporter ExbD produces the protein MKHRQSQFGRSRSYSAVLPVALVDVVFLLLIYFVIALDITPDRAAMDLPLPSSDPAAATPERLPVQPVRITVEATATGWGASVPGRLGYATDLETFRSAVQRIVFDPNRQSGPSYVMPGDPVLLALEDGLSWELAVNLIDAARQAGLQAIALDPEPFQ, from the coding sequence ATGAAGCACCGCCAGTCACAGTTTGGTCGCTCTCGCTCCTACTCCGCCGTCCTCCCGGTAGCGCTGGTCGATGTCGTGTTCCTCCTGCTGATCTACTTCGTCATCGCCCTCGACATCACCCCCGACCGCGCGGCGATGGACCTGCCGCTGCCCTCGTCCGACCCCGCCGCCGCGACCCCCGAGCGCCTCCCGGTTCAGCCCGTGCGCATCACGGTCGAGGCCACCGCCACCGGCTGGGGTGCCTCGGTGCCCGGCCGACTCGGCTACGCCACCGACCTCGAAACCTTCCGGTCCGCTGTCCAGCGGATCGTGTTTGATCCCAACCGGCAGTCCGGTCCCTCCTACGTCATGCCCGGCGACCCGGTCCTGCTTGCCCTCGAAGACGGCCTGAGCTGGGAACTCGCCGTGAACCTCATCGATGCTGCCCGTCAGGCCGGTCTCCAGGCGATCGCCCTCGACCCGGAGCCTTTCCAGTGA
- a CDS encoding biopolymer transporter ExbD, which translates to MIGFVRHFDRKPLSLPLTPLVDVVFLLIVFLMLAGTRFETGADAARLPELELEGPPSYRPPQELVIDVYAGPDPTDPSQARVRYINLEATALTAEDIAVAVNADLSRTPGVPVLVRGDAGLPIASIRPLLVTLRDEGVDRIRVAATRPRAEGEPTPP; encoded by the coding sequence GTGATCGGCTTCGTCAGACACTTCGACCGCAAACCGCTGAGCCTCCCGTTGACGCCCCTCGTCGATGTGGTGTTCCTGCTCATCGTGTTCCTGATGCTCGCTGGCACCCGCTTCGAGACCGGGGCCGATGCCGCCAGGCTCCCCGAGCTTGAACTCGAGGGGCCTCCCTCCTATCGACCGCCGCAGGAGTTGGTCATCGACGTCTACGCGGGACCTGACCCAACCGACCCGTCGCAGGCCAGGGTCCGGTACATCAACCTCGAAGCCACGGCCCTGACCGCCGAAGACATCGCCGTCGCCGTCAACGCCGATCTGTCACGCACCCCAGGCGTCCCCGTTCTGGTCCGTGGCGACGCAGGGCTACCTATCGCTTCCATCCGCCCGCTGCTGGTGACCCTCCGCGATGAGGGTGTCGATCGCATCCGTGTCGCGGCCACACGACCCCGAGCCGAAGGCGAGCCCACCCCGCCGTAA